In one window of Desulfonatronospira thiodismutans ASO3-1 DNA:
- a CDS encoding TIGR03960 family B12-binding radical SAM protein has translation MKELLPFLPRPSHYLGQEVNSVHKNRRSASVHMGLAFPDVYEVGMSYLGQKILYHRINDQDEYYAERVFSPSLEAAGIMREQNTPLCTLESDTPLGELDILAFSLTHELCYTNILYMLDLAGLPFKAHERSGAHPLVIAGGGATFNAEPVADYFDLMVLGDGEEVILDLLQKVKIARQQGMSRQDLLQTLKKLPGVYVPGFFKGPGLPLTPLREDYRQVTKSLVTDLNQVPFPTRQIVPYGKVIHDRLSIEIARGCTRGCRFCQAGSIYRPVRERSISRILEDVQQGLLATGLEELSFLSLSSGDFSALEELFTRSFARCQQQQVAMALPSLRVGSVNERLMQLMSRIRRTQATLAPEAGTSRLRQVINKGITEEQLLKHTGHLFDLGWKGVKLYFMVGLPTEADDDLKGIRDLCQKVLETGRSRKIKPQVTASVAPFVPKPHTPFQWERQAGLSEIREKIFRLKDLFKTSRTLNLKWHDPEMSLLEGIFSRGGRELSQVVAGAYARGETFTSWSDCFRLEPWLDIMDKSGLSPDTYLRARDTDEPLPWDHLQSGMERRYLLTEARRGRQARTSKDCRYHACRMCGVCDKKSRPSSLRKVSQTPSISNVLNRDFRDQEHDTEDIDSNLLEQKDLSPKTAHLRIWYKKTGLCIYLSQLELQSLLERAMRRAGWPLSFSTGFRPAPVIAFGRALPVGVSSLEEWYNIYLRKHLDSSHLLNSLNNELPRGMHAFALEHLSQGRRQPQSIQEEFQVELDLSGEDLQKAMTTWENYRSAPEFLVQKQTKKGLSTKDLCSYHKHSHWEKSSLKVVFTWEKDYLSPLFILQSIFSDLGREKMHITKTRQIMD, from the coding sequence TTGAAAGAACTTCTCCCTTTTCTACCCAGACCCAGTCACTATCTTGGCCAGGAAGTCAACAGCGTGCACAAGAACAGGCGCAGTGCATCTGTGCATATGGGCCTGGCCTTCCCCGATGTTTACGAGGTGGGCATGTCCTACCTGGGCCAGAAGATACTTTATCACCGTATCAATGACCAGGATGAGTACTACGCCGAAAGGGTCTTCTCCCCGTCCCTGGAAGCGGCCGGAATCATGCGGGAGCAGAACACCCCACTTTGCACCCTGGAATCCGACACCCCCCTGGGGGAACTGGATATTCTGGCCTTCAGCCTGACCCACGAACTCTGCTATACCAACATCCTGTATATGCTGGACCTGGCCGGACTGCCTTTCAAGGCTCACGAGCGAAGCGGGGCTCATCCCCTGGTTATTGCCGGTGGCGGAGCCACCTTCAATGCCGAGCCAGTGGCTGACTATTTTGACCTCATGGTCCTGGGCGACGGCGAAGAAGTCATCCTGGACCTACTGCAGAAGGTCAAAATTGCCCGGCAGCAGGGCATGTCCAGGCAGGACCTGCTGCAGACCCTAAAAAAACTCCCCGGGGTGTACGTGCCCGGATTCTTTAAAGGTCCCGGGCTGCCCCTGACCCCGCTGCGAGAGGATTACAGGCAGGTTACTAAAAGCCTGGTAACTGATCTCAACCAGGTCCCCTTTCCCACCCGGCAGATTGTGCCCTACGGCAAGGTCATCCACGACCGATTGAGCATTGAAATCGCCCGGGGCTGCACCCGGGGGTGCCGCTTCTGCCAGGCCGGAAGCATATACCGGCCGGTGCGCGAAAGAAGCATCTCCCGCATCCTGGAGGATGTCCAGCAGGGGCTTCTGGCCACAGGCCTGGAAGAGCTTTCATTTCTGTCTCTAAGCAGCGGTGACTTCTCCGCCCTGGAGGAACTTTTCACCAGGAGCTTTGCCCGCTGCCAGCAGCAACAGGTGGCCATGGCCCTGCCTTCCCTGCGGGTAGGTTCAGTCAATGAAAGGCTTATGCAGCTCATGTCGCGCATACGCAGAACCCAGGCCACCCTGGCCCCGGAAGCCGGAACCAGCCGCCTGCGCCAGGTCATCAACAAGGGCATCACGGAAGAACAGCTACTCAAGCACACTGGTCATCTCTTTGACCTGGGCTGGAAAGGGGTCAAGCTCTACTTCATGGTGGGGCTGCCCACTGAGGCTGATGATGATTTAAAAGGCATAAGGGATCTCTGCCAGAAAGTCCTGGAAACCGGGCGTTCCCGGAAGATAAAGCCCCAGGTCACCGCCTCGGTGGCCCCGTTTGTGCCCAAGCCCCACACCCCTTTTCAATGGGAGCGCCAGGCTGGGCTGTCTGAAATACGTGAAAAGATCTTCCGCTTAAAAGACCTGTTCAAGACCAGCAGAACTCTGAACCTCAAGTGGCACGATCCGGAGATGAGTCTTCTGGAAGGGATATTTTCCAGGGGAGGCCGCGAACTCTCGCAGGTGGTGGCCGGGGCCTACGCCCGGGGTGAGACATTTACCAGCTGGAGCGACTGTTTTCGCCTTGAGCCCTGGCTGGACATCATGGATAAAAGCGGTCTCTCCCCGGATACTTATCTGCGGGCCAGGGACACTGATGAACCACTGCCCTGGGACCACCTGCAAAGCGGCATGGAGCGAAGATACCTTTTGACCGAAGCCAGAAGGGGCCGTCAGGCCCGGACCAGCAAGGACTGTCGCTATCACGCCTGCCGCATGTGCGGTGTCTGCGACAAAAAATCCAGGCCTTCCAGCCTGCGCAAAGTAAGCCAGACCCCATCCATTTCCAATGTCTTGAACCGGGATTTCCGGGATCAGGAACATGATACTGAAGATATTGACTCTAACCTCCTGGAACAGAAAGACTTAAGCCCCAAAACCGCCCACCTGCGCATCTGGTATAAAAAGACCGGGCTGTGCATCTACCTGAGCCAGTTAGAGCTGCAGTCTCTGCTGGAGAGGGCCATGCGCCGGGCGGGCTGGCCTCTCAGCTTTTCCACTGGCTTCAGGCCCGCCCCGGTAATAGCCTTCGGCCGGGCCCTGCCCGTAGGGGTGTCCAGCCTGGAGGAATGGTACAATATTTACCTGAGAAAACACTTAGACAGCAGCCACCTCCTGAACAGCCTCAACAATGAACTGCCCCGGGGCATGCACGCCTTTGCCTTAGAACACCTGAGCCAGGGCCGCAGGCAGCCCCAGTCCATCCAGGAAGAATTCCAGGTGGAACTGGACCTGTCAGGGGAAGACCTGCAAAAAGCAATGACCACCTGGGAAAATTACAGGTCCGCGCCTGAATTCCTGGTTCAAAAACAGACCAAAAAAGGACTCTCCACAAAAGACCTGTGCTCATACCACAAACATTCCCACTGGGAGAAAAGCAGCCTGAAAGTGGTTTTTACCTGGGAAAAGGACTATTTAAGCCCACTTTTTATCCTGCAAAGCATTTTTTCAGACCTGGGCCGGGAAAAAATGCACATCACCAAGACCCGTCAGATTATGGACTGA
- a CDS encoding RT0821/Lpp0805 family surface protein: protein MRYLVVLTLAAMLLAGCTTQKHTVGGAALGGIGGGVIGSQIGKGTGQTAAIIGGTLLGAALGGYVGSYMDRMDEMDRRNMNQTLETKPTGTTSQWHNPDTQTAYAVTPTETYQRDDGRYCREYTTEVQIGGETEKAYGTACRRDDGAWEIIN from the coding sequence ATGCGTTATCTTGTTGTCTTGACCCTGGCAGCCATGCTGCTGGCGGGCTGCACCACCCAGAAACATACTGTGGGCGGGGCGGCTCTGGGCGGAATCGGCGGGGGAGTAATCGGCTCCCAGATCGGCAAGGGCACCGGTCAGACCGCGGCCATCATCGGAGGAACCCTTCTGGGCGCTGCCCTGGGAGGATATGTGGGCAGCTACATGGACCGCATGGATGAGATGGACCGGCGTAACATGAACCAAACCCTGGAGACCAAGCCCACAGGGACCACTTCCCAGTGGCACAACCCCGATACACAGACCGCTTACGCCGTGACCCCCACTGAGACCTATCAGAGGGATGACGGGCGGTACTGCCGGGAATACACCACTGAAGTGCAGATCGGAGGGGAAACCGAGAAGGCCTACGGCACAGCCTGCCGCAGGGACGACGGGGCCTGGGAAATAATCAACTGA
- a CDS encoding GGDEF domain-containing response regulator — protein MNANAKEIMVVEDDPVTMMQTSRVLQEAGYNVLKAPTGEKAMEMVYNRRPALVLLDVMLPDMGGLEICRKIKSDSRLQGTYVIMFSGVQTESDDRAQGLESGADGYLVKPVRTRELLAQIEAMLRIRYAEMRLDEDRRWYEMVLNSIRELVLCMDHELTILWANQAAADSLDMRAEELIGRKCYHLWNENDKPCRKCPVTRSLESKSPDHSIVDTPDGRIWEVRAYPVKDEHDRMLSIVEVAQDITDMQKSRQALERSEKLLKEVTANMPGAVIQYQVQEEKGLLPLFVSRGVTELLGVTPEDILQDPVRLWDNVHPDDSEQVSSSMGDSLNRNEPFHGEFRVLDRDNSYKWLRISTVPYSDVREKMWYAMISDITLLKKAQEEMAYRAMHDYLTELPNRELLLDRLERAFAMASRYGHKVGVVFFDLNSFKPVNDLYGHMAGDKLLYQVGQRLQKCVRKSDTVARYGGDEFVAVLGSISSSQDVLRVARKISSEMSRPFVLEGMEIHQDFSMGISIYPDDAADPQELLRLADQSMYRAKKDPKSCYAFCSG, from the coding sequence ATGAACGCCAATGCAAAAGAGATCATGGTTGTAGAGGATGATCCCGTGACCATGATGCAGACCTCCAGAGTGCTGCAGGAGGCCGGATACAACGTCTTGAAGGCCCCCACCGGAGAAAAGGCCATGGAAATGGTCTATAACAGAAGGCCTGCCCTGGTTTTGCTGGATGTGATGCTGCCGGACATGGGAGGCCTGGAGATATGCAGAAAAATCAAATCAGACTCCCGGCTGCAGGGAACTTATGTGATAATGTTTTCCGGTGTTCAGACCGAATCCGATGACAGGGCCCAGGGACTGGAGTCCGGAGCTGACGGATACCTGGTGAAGCCGGTCAGGACAAGGGAGCTTCTGGCTCAGATCGAGGCCATGCTGCGCATAAGGTATGCCGAGATGAGGCTGGATGAAGACAGAAGGTGGTATGAAATGGTCCTGAACAGCATCCGGGAGCTGGTTCTGTGCATGGACCATGAACTGACCATACTCTGGGCCAATCAGGCGGCGGCGGACAGTCTCGACATGAGGGCCGAAGAACTCATCGGCCGCAAATGCTACCATCTGTGGAACGAAAATGATAAGCCCTGCCGCAAGTGTCCGGTCACCAGGTCTCTGGAAAGCAAGAGCCCGGATCATTCCATCGTGGATACTCCGGACGGCAGGATATGGGAAGTGCGGGCTTATCCGGTTAAGGACGAGCATGACAGGATGCTGAGCATAGTTGAGGTTGCCCAGGACATAACCGATATGCAGAAAAGCCGGCAGGCACTGGAGAGAAGCGAAAAGCTGCTCAAGGAAGTAACCGCAAATATGCCCGGAGCCGTGATTCAGTACCAGGTCCAGGAAGAAAAAGGGCTTTTGCCTCTGTTTGTGAGCCGGGGAGTAACTGAGCTTCTGGGGGTCACCCCGGAAGATATCCTGCAGGATCCGGTCAGGCTGTGGGACAATGTTCACCCGGATGACTCAGAGCAGGTGAGCTCAAGCATGGGCGACAGTCTGAACAGAAATGAACCATTTCATGGCGAGTTCCGGGTGCTGGACCGGGACAACTCCTATAAGTGGCTGCGCATAAGTACCGTTCCCTACAGCGATGTCCGGGAGAAAATGTGGTACGCCATGATTTCGGATATTACCCTGTTGAAGAAGGCCCAGGAAGAGATGGCGTACAGGGCCATGCATGACTATCTTACGGAACTGCCCAACCGGGAGCTTCTGCTGGACCGGCTGGAGAGGGCTTTTGCCATGGCTTCGCGCTACGGGCACAAAGTGGGGGTTGTCTTTTTTGATCTCAACTCATTCAAGCCGGTCAATGATCTTTACGGTCATATGGCCGGGGACAAGCTTCTTTACCAGGTGGGACAGCGCCTGCAGAAGTGTGTACGCAAAAGCGATACAGTGGCCCGTTATGGAGGGGATGAGTTTGTAGCAGTTCTTGGAAGTATCAGCAGCAGTCAGGATGTCCTGCGGGTGGCCCGGAAAATATCAAGCGAGATGAGCAGGCCTTTTGTGCTGGAGGGGATGGAGATTCACCAGGATTTCAGTATGGGGATCAGTATATATCCCGATGATGCCGCTGACCCTCAGGAACTGCTGCGCCTGGCGGACCAAAGCATGTACCGGGCCAAGAAAGATCCAAAATCATGTTATGCCTTCTGCAGCGGATGA
- a CDS encoding hybrid sensor histidine kinase/response regulator, which yields MQNSLNCLAIVCEASGRIREVLYNGLKDMENAAGDLFFHDILHQDSMQKAENFWKQLDEQGLALNWELNVQVNGEICTLDFTGVRVQDNMVITAGDSRDILNDLYQELLKVNNEQTNLIREAYKKYSTQAREQQFMEEGNTVLQEMTSLNNELTNAQRELARQIVRLEKLNSQKNFFLGMAAHDLRNPLGSIKLYAELLQEDMKHQLSETGAGMLDKIQSLSRFMLGMVEDLLDVTKIDSGQINLQLENVRPGRVVQDALDPLRMLAREKDISLNCHVLEDLPQVNLDVAKFTQMVTNLLTNAIKYSPSGSTVDVRLYTRDGYLVLDVSDYGQGIPGEEMDRLFAEYQTTSSRPTQGEGSVGLGLAIARRLVEAHDGTIEVQSSQGAGTTFTITLPMHLKSGHDALHKEKKTIEQKPLNFSGRILVAEDEPMNQTILARYLDKMGVEYKLVDNGQKVLQALQEDSFDLILLDIVMPEMSGVEVLQRLRTIEKEQGREKLPVVVMSALDHEEQENFLQAGADDLLPKPFNFQRLQRVLGSILSPEAG from the coding sequence ATGCAGAACTCACTTAACTGCCTGGCCATAGTCTGTGAAGCCTCGGGCAGAATACGGGAAGTCCTGTACAACGGCCTCAAGGACATGGAAAACGCTGCAGGTGACTTGTTTTTTCATGATATCCTTCATCAGGATTCCATGCAGAAGGCTGAAAATTTCTGGAAGCAGCTGGACGAACAGGGACTGGCCTTAAACTGGGAGCTCAACGTGCAGGTCAATGGTGAGATCTGTACCTTAGACTTTACCGGGGTCAGGGTGCAGGATAACATGGTCATCACGGCCGGAGACAGCAGGGACATTCTAAACGATCTTTACCAGGAGCTGTTGAAGGTCAATAACGAGCAGACCAATCTTATCCGGGAGGCTTACAAGAAGTATTCCACCCAGGCCAGAGAGCAGCAGTTCATGGAAGAGGGAAACACCGTTCTTCAGGAAATGACCAGCCTGAACAATGAACTGACAAATGCCCAGCGCGAGCTTGCCCGGCAAATCGTGCGCCTGGAAAAACTCAATTCTCAGAAAAATTTTTTCCTGGGCATGGCTGCTCACGACCTGCGAAATCCTCTGGGGTCCATAAAACTTTACGCAGAACTGCTCCAGGAAGACATGAAGCACCAGTTGAGCGAGACCGGTGCCGGCATGCTGGATAAGATTCAAAGCCTGAGCAGGTTCATGCTGGGGATGGTGGAAGACCTTCTGGACGTGACCAAGATCGACAGCGGTCAGATAAATCTGCAGCTGGAAAATGTCCGCCCCGGCCGGGTAGTGCAGGACGCCCTTGATCCTCTGCGGATGCTGGCAAGGGAAAAGGATATTTCTCTTAATTGTCATGTTCTGGAGGATCTGCCCCAAGTCAACCTGGACGTGGCCAAGTTTACCCAGATGGTGACCAACCTTTTGACCAATGCCATAAAGTACTCCCCTTCAGGCAGTACCGTGGATGTCAGGCTGTATACCAGAGACGGCTACCTGGTGCTGGATGTGTCCGACTACGGACAGGGTATACCCGGTGAAGAAATGGACAGGCTCTTTGCAGAATATCAGACCACCAGTTCCAGGCCTACCCAGGGAGAGGGGAGCGTGGGCCTTGGTCTGGCCATCGCCAGAAGACTTGTGGAAGCGCATGACGGCACAATAGAAGTGCAGAGCAGTCAGGGGGCAGGAACTACATTCACCATAACTCTGCCCATGCACCTCAAGTCCGGGCATGATGCCCTGCACAAAGAAAAGAAGACCATCGAGCAGAAACCACTGAATTTTTCCGGCAGGATCCTGGTGGCGGAAGATGAGCCCATGAACCAGACCATACTGGCCAGATACCTGGATAAGATGGGTGTGGAATACAAACTTGTGGACAATGGGCAAAAGGTGCTTCAGGCCCTGCAGGAAGACAGCTTTGACCTGATTCTACTGGACATTGTCATGCCTGAAATGAGCGGCGTGGAAGTACTGCAGAGGCTTCGCACCATTGAGAAGGAACAGGGCAGGGAAAAGCTGCCGGTGGTGGTCATGAGTGCCCTGGATCATGAGGAACAGGAAAATTTTCTGCAGGCGGGGGCGGATGATCTGCTGCCCAAGCCTTTTAATTTCCAGCGGTTACAGCGGGTTCTCGGGTCAATTTTAAGCCCTGAAGCTGGTTAG
- a CDS encoding cobalamin B12-binding domain-containing protein, translating into MNKQASCISKENPYCELAQSYLDCIRGSSRNEAVRLILDAVNRGVDIQDIYMYVFQPVQYEMGRLWLANQISIAQEHYCTAVTQLIMSHLYPRIMTFEKNGLSMVACCVGGELHELGIRMVTDLLEMKGWDTYYLGANMPEKEVVRSVKDQNVHLLAVSATLTSNRPRVEAIIKEVRQTPGLEGVKIMVGGHAFLQEPGGWEKIGADGSAMDAVQAVELAFSLCS; encoded by the coding sequence ATGAACAAGCAAGCCTCCTGTATCAGCAAAGAGAATCCTTACTGTGAACTTGCCCAGTCCTATCTGGACTGCATACGCGGGTCCAGTCGCAATGAAGCTGTCCGCCTGATCCTGGACGCAGTGAACCGGGGAGTGGATATCCAGGATATATACATGTATGTTTTTCAGCCGGTTCAGTATGAAATGGGCCGGTTGTGGCTTGCCAACCAGATAAGCATTGCCCAGGAGCATTACTGCACCGCTGTAACCCAGCTCATCATGTCTCATTTGTACCCCAGGATCATGACTTTTGAAAAAAACGGACTGTCCATGGTGGCCTGCTGTGTGGGCGGGGAGCTGCACGAACTGGGCATCCGCATGGTCACGGATCTTCTGGAGATGAAGGGCTGGGATACTTATTACCTGGGGGCCAACATGCCCGAAAAAGAAGTGGTCAGGTCTGTTAAGGATCAGAATGTCCATCTTCTGGCTGTATCAGCCACACTGACTTCCAACAGGCCGAGGGTGGAGGCCATTATAAAGGAAGTAAGGCAGACTCCGGGACTGGAAGGCGTGAAAATTATGGTGGGAGGCCATGCATTCCTGCAGGAGCCCGGAGGATGGGAGAAAATCGGAGCAGACGGAAGCGCAATGGATGCTGTGCAGGCTGTTGAACTGGCCTTCAGTCTGTGCTCCTGA
- a CDS encoding FecCD family ABC transporter permease, whose amino-acid sequence MRIRTSILLVTLAFMLLGMIIASVSMGYVQVPLSTTFQMLFYKITGQQELLLQADPLVYTVIFEVRLPRVLTAAIVGAGLALAGVIFQGLLLNPLADPYTLGVSSGAAFGASLVLLFNLQFLGLYTLPLFAFIAGCLTLLFVVYLSATAGGLSSNNLILSGVIVSAILSAGISLFKYLAQERVSVIIFWLMGSFASSTWPELILTSSMVFLGFMVFMFYSRDINLICLGSRAAASLGVDTTKLRIILLITASLVAAVCVSISGIIGFVGLLVPHMMRSLTGPEHRSLLPVSLLCGAVLLLAADTLTRTMLPAEVPIGVLTALIGGPFFCYIFRKRQMQFRV is encoded by the coding sequence ATGCGCATAAGGACATCCATACTCCTCGTTACCCTGGCATTCATGCTTCTGGGCATGATCATCGCCTCGGTAAGCATGGGCTACGTCCAGGTACCTCTGTCCACCACTTTCCAGATGCTCTTTTACAAGATCACCGGGCAGCAGGAGCTTTTGCTCCAGGCAGACCCGCTGGTTTACACCGTGATTTTCGAGGTCAGGCTGCCCAGAGTACTCACCGCAGCCATTGTTGGCGCGGGCCTGGCCCTGGCCGGAGTCATATTCCAGGGTCTTCTGCTGAACCCCCTGGCCGACCCGTATACTTTGGGGGTATCATCCGGAGCGGCTTTCGGGGCCTCCCTGGTGCTGCTTTTCAACCTGCAGTTCCTTGGGCTTTACACCCTGCCCCTGTTCGCCTTTATCGCCGGATGCCTGACCCTTCTCTTTGTGGTCTACCTTTCGGCCACGGCCGGTGGATTGTCTTCCAACAATCTTATTTTGTCCGGAGTGATAGTCAGCGCCATTCTTTCCGCCGGCATAAGCCTGTTCAAGTACCTGGCCCAGGAAAGGGTCTCGGTGATAATATTCTGGCTCATGGGCAGCTTTGCCTCCAGCACCTGGCCGGAGCTTATCCTGACTTCGTCCATGGTGTTTCTGGGATTCATGGTCTTCATGTTTTATTCCAGGGATATAAATCTCATCTGCCTGGGCAGCCGGGCCGCGGCGTCTCTCGGCGTGGACACCACTAAGCTCAGGATTATCCTCCTGATAACCGCTTCCCTGGTGGCTGCGGTCTGCGTATCCATCTCCGGGATAATCGGATTTGTAGGCCTACTGGTACCGCACATGATGCGCTCTCTAACCGGACCTGAGCACAGAAGCCTTTTGCCGGTGAGCCTTTTGTGCGGGGCGGTGCTTCTTCTGGCCGCGGACACTTTGACCAGGACCATGCTTCCGGCGGAAGTGCCCATTGGGGTGCTTACAGCCCTCATTGGCGGGCCTTTTTTCTGCTATATCTTCCGCAAACGCCAGATGCAGTTCAGGGTGTAG
- a CDS encoding ABC transporter ATP-binding protein, whose amino-acid sequence MKDVHFALGETSILEDINIDLPPGRIYGILGPNGSGKSTWLDLLIRHRVPQQGMVEYNGHPLGSYSRKQISKEMALVPQDYRLNFPFQVLEVLLMGRYPFLPRFASPGSRDLDIVREVMQKTGLEKFQDRMVTELSGGERQRVVFARALVQDTPVLILDEATASLDIKHGLHLLSLVRQKNQQARTTVFSVFQDINLAAAFCSHIIFFKQGRILLHGPTTEVLTPQNLERVFDVRAKVYFDDYAQSTQVVFKV is encoded by the coding sequence ATGAAAGATGTACATTTCGCCCTGGGAGAAACCAGCATCCTGGAAGATATAAACATTGACCTGCCTCCGGGCAGAATATACGGCATCCTGGGTCCCAACGGCAGTGGCAAGTCCACCTGGCTGGACCTGCTCATCCGGCACAGGGTGCCGCAGCAGGGCATGGTAGAGTATAACGGCCACCCCCTGGGATCATACTCCAGGAAACAGATCTCCAAGGAAATGGCCTTAGTTCCCCAGGACTACCGCCTGAACTTTCCCTTCCAGGTCCTGGAGGTGCTGCTCATGGGCAGATATCCTTTTCTGCCGCGTTTTGCATCTCCTGGCAGCCGGGACCTGGATATCGTCCGGGAGGTTATGCAGAAGACCGGCCTGGAAAAATTTCAGGACAGGATGGTTACTGAGCTGAGCGGTGGTGAGCGCCAGCGGGTGGTTTTCGCCAGGGCCCTGGTTCAGGATACGCCGGTGCTCATTCTGGATGAAGCCACGGCCAGCTTAGATATCAAGCACGGCCTGCACCTTCTGTCCTTAGTGCGGCAAAAAAACCAGCAGGCCCGGACCACGGTCTTTTCCGTATTTCAGGACATCAACCTGGCTGCAGCCTTCTGCAGCCATATTATCTTTTTCAAGCAGGGACGAATCCTGCTGCACGGCCCGACTACAGAAGTGCTCACCCCGCAAAACCTGGAGCGCGTCTTTGACGTCCGGGCCAAGGTCTATTTCGACGATTATGCACAGTCCACCCAGGTGGTGTTCAAGGTTTAA
- a CDS encoding ABC transporter substrate-binding protein → MKIKTTFTIFCVFLALIYSGCQALASEMKILDQQTIQDQGGRTIQVDEPFERIISLYGAHTENLFSLGLNQEVIGVGMNECYPPQALERPSFSYQEGPEKILAHRPDLVLVRPMIDWAYPRLMDTLERSGITIVSLQPGSKDEMFKYWKILGILTGKEEQALQMQENFKAGLEYARSLTAHVEDKKGVFFESIHEQLKTFSPDSMPMLVLEAAGGENAALDARQVRGTNIADFGQEKLLSRADKVQVYLSQQGPMNQASPENIKKRPGLHLLKAVQQNRVYAIDEVLVSRPTMRLLQGIYVVGEHLYPDIFHEDTREKLDNYRKMQGSESEDS, encoded by the coding sequence ATGAAGATTAAAACCACCTTTACCATATTCTGCGTTTTTCTGGCCCTAATCTACTCTGGTTGCCAGGCCCTGGCCTCGGAAATGAAAATCCTGGATCAGCAAACCATCCAGGATCAGGGGGGCAGAACCATCCAGGTGGATGAGCCCTTTGAGCGCATCATCTCCCTTTATGGGGCTCATACGGAAAACCTTTTTTCTCTGGGCCTGAACCAGGAAGTTATCGGAGTGGGCATGAACGAGTGTTACCCTCCCCAGGCCCTGGAAAGACCGTCTTTTTCCTACCAGGAAGGCCCGGAAAAAATCCTGGCCCACAGGCCGGACCTGGTGCTGGTGAGACCCATGATTGACTGGGCCTATCCCCGGCTCATGGATACCCTGGAGCGCTCCGGAATTACCATAGTTTCCCTGCAGCCCGGCAGCAAAGATGAAATGTTCAAGTACTGGAAGATACTTGGCATTCTTACCGGAAAAGAGGAGCAGGCCCTGCAGATGCAGGAGAACTTCAAGGCCGGACTGGAATACGCCCGGAGCCTGACCGCTCATGTGGAGGATAAAAAAGGCGTGTTCTTTGAATCCATACATGAACAACTCAAGACCTTCTCCCCGGATTCCATGCCCATGCTTGTACTGGAAGCAGCAGGAGGCGAAAACGCTGCATTAGATGCACGTCAGGTGCGCGGCACCAACATTGCCGATTTCGGGCAGGAAAAACTTTTGTCCAGGGCGGATAAAGTCCAGGTTTATCTTTCCCAGCAGGGCCCCATGAACCAGGCCAGCCCTGAAAACATTAAAAAACGCCCCGGTTTGCACCTGCTTAAGGCAGTACAGCAGAACCGGGTTTACGCTATTGACGAAGTCCTGGTCTCCAGGCCCACCATGCGCCTTCTGCAGGGGATATACGTGGTGGGGGAACACCTTTACCCGGATATATTCCACGAAGACACCCGGGAAAAACTCGACAACTACCGCAAAATGCAAGGCAGTGAATCTGAAGACTCCTGA
- the cobI gene encoding precorrin-2 C(20)-methyltransferase, producing MNNRQGKLYGIGVGPGDPELIPLKSINILKKVDVVFCASSSKNNHSLAVNIAREYLPKDTLIHRLPFPMTMDKEVASKAWSEHVDTILAELNQGKDAAFLTLGDPLTYSTFGYLMQCLQSNAPEIRIETVPGITSFQAAAAATNTTLVEGEESLLLLSGVQGGDKLREMSSRVDNVVFLKAYKNITDICEALDESGRMKTAVGVVRCGFPDQEVFQDVKELCSQEPKYWTLIISKPGQEE from the coding sequence ATGAACAACAGACAAGGAAAACTCTACGGCATAGGAGTGGGGCCGGGCGACCCGGAACTGATACCCCTCAAGTCAATCAACATTCTCAAAAAAGTAGACGTGGTCTTCTGCGCCTCTTCCAGCAAAAACAACCACAGCCTGGCCGTAAACATCGCCAGGGAATATCTTCCAAAGGATACCCTGATTCACAGGCTGCCCTTTCCCATGACCATGGACAAGGAAGTGGCCTCTAAGGCCTGGTCTGAGCACGTTGACACCATCCTGGCTGAGCTGAACCAGGGCAAGGACGCTGCCTTTCTCACCCTGGGAGATCCCCTGACCTATTCCACTTTCGGCTACCTCATGCAGTGCCTGCAATCCAACGCCCCGGAAATCCGCATCGAAACCGTCCCCGGCATCACATCCTTTCAGGCTGCAGCAGCCGCCACCAACACCACCCTGGTGGAGGGCGAGGAAAGCCTGCTCCTGCTTTCAGGGGTCCAGGGCGGAGACAAGCTCCGGGAGATGTCCTCCAGGGTGGACAACGTGGTCTTTCTCAAGGCCTACAAAAATATTACGGATATCTGCGAGGCCTTGGATGAAAGCGGGCGGATGAAGACGGCGGTGGGCGTGGTTCGCTGTGGCTTCCCGGACCAGGAAGTATTTCAGGATGTAAAAGAGCTCTGCAGCCAGGAACCTAAGTACTGGACCCTGATTATATCCAAGCCGGGGCAGGAAGAATGA